The Streptomyces sp. P9-A4 genome contains a region encoding:
- a CDS encoding WD40/YVTN/BNR-like repeat-containing protein, with amino-acid sequence MPDVLLTVGTRKGLFIGRRHDGRWEFDDPAFPAQAVYSVAVDTRGPNPRLLVGGDSSHWGPSVFHSDDLGRTWTEPERPAVKFPEDTGASLERVWQLHPAPEHSPGVVYAGTEPAALFRSADGGESFELVRPLWEHPTRSRWVPGGGGEAVHTVVTDRRDPAALTVAVSTAGVFRSQDGGNSWAPSNDGVSAVFLPDPHPEFGQCVHKIAQDAGDLDRLYLQNHWGVFRSDDAGAHWSDIGSGLPSDFGFAVAAHPHRRDTAYVFPITADSDRVPAGRRCRVYRTSDAGATWEPLAEGLPGGDHYGTVLRDALCTDDADPAGVYFGNRNGEVYASADDGDSWQLLAEHLPDVLCVRAAVI; translated from the coding sequence ATGCCCGACGTACTCCTCACCGTAGGCACCCGCAAGGGGCTCTTCATCGGCCGCAGGCACGACGGCCGATGGGAGTTCGACGATCCCGCCTTCCCCGCGCAGGCGGTCTACTCCGTCGCCGTCGACACGCGCGGGCCCAACCCGCGCCTGCTCGTCGGCGGGGACAGCTCCCACTGGGGGCCGTCCGTCTTCCACTCCGACGACCTCGGCAGGACGTGGACGGAGCCGGAGCGGCCCGCCGTGAAGTTCCCCGAGGACACCGGGGCCTCCCTGGAGCGGGTCTGGCAGCTGCACCCGGCACCGGAGCACTCCCCCGGCGTCGTGTACGCGGGGACGGAACCGGCGGCTCTCTTCCGGTCGGCGGACGGCGGCGAGTCCTTCGAGCTGGTCCGCCCGCTGTGGGAGCACCCGACGCGCTCCCGCTGGGTGCCCGGCGGAGGCGGCGAGGCCGTGCACACCGTGGTCACCGACCGGCGCGACCCGGCGGCGCTGACCGTCGCGGTGTCGACCGCCGGAGTGTTCCGCTCACAGGACGGCGGGAACAGCTGGGCGCCCTCGAACGACGGGGTGTCCGCCGTGTTCCTGCCGGACCCGCACCCCGAGTTCGGGCAGTGCGTCCACAAGATCGCCCAGGACGCGGGCGACCTGGACCGGCTCTACCTCCAGAACCACTGGGGCGTCTTCCGCAGCGACGACGCGGGCGCCCACTGGTCCGACATCGGCTCGGGGCTCCCGTCCGACTTCGGCTTCGCGGTCGCCGCGCACCCGCACCGCCGGGACACCGCCTATGTCTTCCCCATCACCGCGGACTCCGACCGGGTCCCGGCGGGACGGCGGTGCCGGGTCTACCGTACGAGCGACGCCGGGGCGACCTGGGAGCCGCTGGCCGAGGGACTGCCCGGCGGCGACCACTACGGCACGGTCCTCAGGGACGCGCTCTGCACGGACGACGCGGACCCCGCGGGCGTGTACTTCGGCAACCGCAACGGCGAGGTGTACGCGAGCGCCGACGACGGCGACAGCTGGCAGCTCCTCGCCGAGCACCTGCCGGACGTGCTCTGTGTCCGGGCGGCGGTGATCTGA
- a CDS encoding uracil-DNA glycosylase, whose amino-acid sequence MTARPLNELVEPGWAEALAPVAGRVAEMGAFLRAEIAAGRTYLPSGANVLRAFQQPFDDVRVLIVGQDPYPTPGMAMGLSFSVAPEVRQLPGSLENIFRELHTDLGMPRPSNGDLTPWTGQGVLLLNRALTTAPRKPAAHRGKGWEEVTEQAIRALAARGKPLVSILWGRDARNARPLLVDLPAVESAHPSPMSADRGFFGSRPFSRANEMLLGMGAQPVDWRLP is encoded by the coding sequence GTGACAGCGCGACCGTTGAACGAACTGGTGGAGCCCGGCTGGGCGGAGGCCCTCGCCCCCGTGGCGGGGCGTGTGGCGGAGATGGGCGCCTTCCTGCGGGCGGAGATCGCCGCGGGCCGGACGTACCTGCCGTCCGGGGCGAATGTGCTGCGGGCCTTCCAGCAGCCCTTCGACGATGTGCGGGTCCTGATCGTGGGTCAGGACCCCTACCCGACACCGGGGATGGCGATGGGGCTCAGTTTCTCCGTCGCGCCGGAGGTCCGTCAGCTCCCCGGCAGCCTGGAGAACATCTTCCGGGAGCTGCACACCGACCTGGGGATGCCCCGGCCGTCGAACGGCGATCTCACGCCGTGGACCGGGCAGGGAGTCCTGCTGCTCAACAGGGCGCTGACCACCGCCCCGCGCAAGCCGGCCGCCCACCGGGGCAAGGGCTGGGAAGAGGTGACGGAGCAGGCGATCCGCGCGCTCGCCGCCCGGGGCAAGCCGCTGGTGTCGATCCTGTGGGGCCGGGACGCGCGCAACGCCCGCCCGCTGCTCGTTGATCTGCCGGCCGTCGAGTCCGCGCATCCGTCCCCCATGTCGGCGGACCGGGGCTTCTTCGGCTCCCGGCCGTTCAGTCGCGCCAACGAGATGCTGCTCGGCATGGGCGCCCAGCCGGTGGACTGGCGCCTGCCCTGA
- a CDS encoding N-acetylglucosamine kinase, translating into MTERSESSAPAEPSAPSDGLVVGVDSGGSGLRIALAEASTGTVLGTFASREPVRTGSGGISARHFLDQTLPAVRSLTGAHGGRPLLAVAVGAAGMATLGDELRAELPGAYAEALGVRRVALAADAVTAYAGALGQRPGAVVAGGTGMIALGTDLGSWRRADGWGHLLGDCGSGAWIGRAGLEAAMRAYDGRSGGSAALLARAEKLFGPAAGLPGALYPRTDRPAVLASFAPEVGRCAAADPVAANILARAAVHIAEAAEAVCPAGPEALVALTGGLFKMGDPLLVPLRAALRDRLPHARTVDAAGDPLAGAVTLAAALATGTPRLPQDASLLRLFGVGAA; encoded by the coding sequence GTGACCGAGCGCAGCGAGTCCTCCGCCCCCGCCGAGCCCTCCGCCCCCTCCGACGGCCTGGTCGTCGGTGTCGACTCCGGTGGTTCGGGACTCCGGATCGCCCTCGCCGAAGCGTCGACCGGCACCGTCCTCGGCACCTTCGCCTCCCGCGAGCCGGTGCGGACCGGCTCCGGCGGGATCTCCGCCCGGCACTTCCTGGACCAGACCCTGCCCGCCGTCCGGTCCCTGACCGGAGCCCACGGCGGGCGTCCGCTCCTCGCGGTCGCGGTGGGCGCCGCCGGGATGGCCACCCTCGGGGACGAACTGCGGGCCGAGCTGCCGGGGGCGTACGCCGAGGCCCTGGGGGTGCGGCGGGTCGCCCTCGCCGCCGACGCGGTCACGGCGTACGCCGGAGCGCTCGGGCAGCGGCCCGGCGCGGTCGTCGCGGGCGGCACCGGCATGATCGCGCTCGGCACGGACCTCGGCTCCTGGCGGCGGGCCGACGGCTGGGGCCATCTCCTCGGCGACTGCGGCAGCGGCGCCTGGATCGGCCGGGCCGGCCTGGAGGCGGCGATGCGCGCGTACGACGGGCGGAGCGGCGGTTCGGCCGCGCTGCTCGCCCGCGCCGAGAAGCTGTTCGGGCCGGCGGCGGGACTGCCGGGCGCGCTCTACCCCCGTACGGACCGGCCCGCGGTGCTCGCCTCCTTCGCCCCGGAGGTGGGGCGGTGCGCCGCCGCGGATCCGGTGGCGGCGAACATCCTCGCGCGGGCGGCCGTGCACATCGCCGAGGCCGCCGAAGCCGTCTGCCCGGCGGGACCGGAGGCGCTGGTGGCGCTGACGGGTGGACTGTTCAAGATGGGCGACCCCCTGCTCGTACCCCTGCGGGCGGCGCTCCGGGACCGGCTCCCGCACGCCCGGACCGTGGACGCGGCGGGCGATCCGCTGGCCGGGGCCGTGACGCTCGCGGCGGCGCTCGCCACCGGGACGCCGCGACTGCCGCAGGACGCCTCGCTGCTGCGGCTGTTCGGCGTCGGCGCGGCGTGA
- a CDS encoding sirohydrochlorin chelatase has protein sequence MSSPTGPASGLPVRMPRPRQSGRHRRPEPAAAPEGAPALVLAVPGAPSAAIRSLAEEVVSIARSELPGLDALIAFLDGDDTEYPSLATVLTAAAALRTERYELAVAAGREVTAPTGPAAVVVPLLAGPDSAQTRQVRQGVMDAGNTAELTDVLGPHPLLAEALHVRLSEAGLARADRARLFTVTTAADGIILATVGGEEAVQAAGITGMLLAARLAVPVMAAALDQEGSIASVADQLRAAGAENLALAPYLIGPELADGLLDIASKEAGCAAAEPLGAYPAIGKLVLSQYTAALGIPPQQAQGAASL, from the coding sequence ATGAGCTCCCCCACTGGGCCTGCTTCCGGCCTGCCTGTACGAATGCCTCGACCCCGTCAGTCCGGGCGGCACCGTCGCCCCGAACCCGCGGCGGCGCCCGAGGGCGCTCCCGCACTGGTTCTCGCTGTGCCCGGCGCGCCTTCCGCCGCCATACGCTCGCTCGCCGAAGAGGTCGTGAGCATCGCCCGCTCCGAGCTGCCCGGCCTCGACGCCCTGATCGCCTTCCTCGACGGCGACGACACCGAGTACCCCTCGCTCGCGACCGTGCTGACGGCCGCCGCCGCGCTGCGCACCGAGCGGTACGAGCTGGCCGTGGCCGCCGGCCGTGAGGTCACCGCCCCGACGGGCCCTGCCGCGGTCGTCGTCCCGCTGCTCGCCGGTCCGGACAGCGCCCAGACGCGCCAGGTGCGCCAGGGCGTCATGGACGCGGGCAACACCGCCGAGCTGACCGATGTCCTCGGCCCGCACCCGCTGCTCGCCGAGGCGCTGCACGTGCGTCTCTCCGAGGCGGGGCTCGCCCGCGCCGACCGCGCCCGGCTGTTCACGGTCACGACGGCCGCCGACGGCATCATCCTGGCCACGGTCGGCGGCGAGGAGGCCGTCCAGGCCGCCGGGATCACCGGCATGCTGCTCGCCGCGCGCCTCGCCGTCCCGGTGATGGCCGCCGCGCTCGACCAGGAGGGCTCGATCGCCTCCGTCGCCGACCAGCTGCGTGCCGCCGGTGCGGAGAACCTGGCGCTCGCCCCGTACCTGATCGGCCCCGAGCTGGCCGACGGTCTGCTCGACATCGCCTCGAAGGAGGCCGGCTGCGCCGCCGCCGAGCCGCTGGGGGCCTACCCCGCGATCGGCAAGCTGGTGCTCTCGCAGTACACGGCCGCGCTCGGCATCCCGCCGCAGCAGGCGCAGGGCGCCGCCTCGCTCTGA
- a CDS encoding lactonase family protein — MGGTGTVQGRDAVRAYIGSFTSAGGLGVLAADVDAETGALTVTGGSDAVADPSFLALAGTVLHAVSETEAGAVAAFDITGPAPRPLGPPVPVDGAAPTHLALAAGHLLTANYTSGSVTALPLAEDGTARPATTVLRHEGSGPVTARQAAPHAHQVLPDPSGRWVVSVDLGTDSVRICALDAGTGALTLHGETALRPGTGPRHLVFHPAGTYAYVLNELEPTLTVCRWDAEAGVLEPLGDTPVVPEGATGPSHPSEVVVAPDGRFLWAAVRGDDTLAVLALDGDGAAASLLASVPCGGTWPRDLTLDPAGRRLYVANERSGDVTWFTLDPETGTPARAGAIEAPAASCVVFG, encoded by the coding sequence GTGGGCGGCACAGGGACGGTTCAGGGGCGGGACGCCGTACGGGCGTACATCGGGTCCTTCACCTCGGCGGGCGGGCTCGGCGTGCTCGCCGCCGACGTGGACGCGGAGACGGGCGCACTGACCGTCACCGGCGGCAGCGACGCCGTCGCGGACCCCTCGTTCCTCGCCCTCGCGGGCACCGTGCTGCACGCCGTGTCAGAGACGGAGGCGGGGGCCGTCGCCGCCTTCGACATCACCGGGCCCGCACCCCGCCCGCTCGGCCCGCCCGTCCCCGTCGACGGCGCAGCGCCCACCCACCTCGCGCTCGCCGCCGGCCACCTCCTCACCGCCAACTACACCTCCGGCAGTGTCACCGCGCTGCCCCTGGCCGAGGACGGCACCGCCCGCCCCGCCACGACGGTCCTCCGGCACGAGGGCAGCGGCCCCGTCACCGCCCGCCAGGCCGCCCCGCACGCCCACCAGGTGCTCCCCGACCCCAGCGGCCGGTGGGTGGTGAGCGTGGACCTCGGCACCGACTCCGTACGGATCTGCGCCCTGGACGCCGGGACGGGGGCGCTCACCCTCCACGGCGAGACCGCGCTGCGCCCCGGCACCGGCCCGCGCCATCTGGTCTTCCACCCGGCCGGCACGTACGCGTACGTCCTCAACGAGCTGGAGCCCACCCTGACCGTCTGCCGCTGGGACGCCGAGGCGGGCGTGCTCGAACCGCTCGGCGATACCCCTGTGGTCCCCGAGGGCGCCACGGGCCCCAGCCACCCCTCGGAGGTGGTCGTGGCCCCCGACGGCCGCTTCCTCTGGGCGGCCGTGCGCGGTGACGACACCCTCGCGGTGCTCGCCCTCGACGGGGACGGCGCCGCCGCGTCGCTTCTCGCCTCCGTGCCCTGCGGCGGCACCTGGCCCCGCGACCTCACGCTCGACCCGGCCGGCCGGCGCCTGTACGTGGCGAACGAGCGGTCCGGCGACGTCACCTGGTTCACCCTCGACCCGGAGACCGGGACCCCGGCCCGCGCGGGCGCGATCGAGGCCCCGGCAGCCTCCTGCGTCGTCTTCGGCTGA
- a CDS encoding FUSC family protein, which translates to MFVAPDPGLVRFKNAFRAVVGIALAVALAELAGLSLTASITGGLAALLALFTVTDATVRAQRVTTLLLPLAGFPVLAVATALHDLTPLRDIAFLVVVFCGVYARRWGPRGHALGVFAFMNFFTTQFLHAVPSQLPELFAAVGIALAAAGAVRFVLWPLERRTPPAAVPAPLPGVGLARVTTRQAIQAAAACAVALGIGQVLSEDRWYWAVGTTWWIFVNTVSRGETLVRSFRRVLGTVIGIGIGMVVAIPLDGAAAPTALLVALCVFGIFYTAPVSYSWMTLSVTVMAGLLYGLLGVLDPALLVLRFEETAVGAVCAALAVLLILPVTTHAINDAWIQRALRGVRAATSASLGRLSGDPDADPSPHAAELELHLGRVRMSLAPLVHPLSPFRGRKARARQVLALLDECADEVRGLAAVAADPAAGHDARLAAACWRVEAAVERLTSPRSGDGAGEESPAATAAGPAAGQAALGHVSGLEKLLAALDEPLRTPPGSLLVRS; encoded by the coding sequence ATTTTCGTGGCGCCGGATCCGGGGCTCGTCAGGTTCAAGAACGCGTTCCGCGCCGTCGTCGGCATCGCTCTCGCCGTCGCCCTGGCGGAACTCGCCGGACTGTCGCTGACCGCGTCGATCACGGGCGGCCTGGCCGCGCTGCTCGCGCTGTTCACCGTGACGGACGCGACCGTGCGCGCGCAGCGCGTGACCACCCTGCTCCTTCCGCTGGCCGGCTTCCCCGTCCTCGCCGTCGCGACCGCGCTGCACGACCTCACGCCGCTGCGGGACATCGCCTTCCTCGTGGTGGTCTTCTGCGGCGTGTACGCCCGGCGCTGGGGCCCGCGCGGCCACGCGCTCGGGGTCTTCGCCTTCATGAACTTCTTCACGACCCAGTTCCTGCACGCCGTGCCCTCGCAGCTCCCCGAGCTCTTCGCGGCCGTGGGCATCGCCCTGGCCGCAGCGGGCGCGGTGCGCTTCGTCCTCTGGCCGCTGGAGCGGCGCACGCCGCCCGCCGCCGTGCCCGCCCCGCTGCCCGGCGTCGGACTCGCCCGGGTGACCACCCGGCAGGCGATCCAGGCCGCGGCCGCCTGCGCCGTGGCGCTCGGGATCGGGCAGGTGCTGTCCGAGGACCGCTGGTACTGGGCCGTCGGCACGACCTGGTGGATCTTCGTGAACACCGTGTCGCGGGGAGAGACGCTGGTACGCAGCTTCCGCCGGGTGCTCGGCACCGTGATCGGGATCGGCATCGGCATGGTGGTCGCCATCCCGCTCGACGGGGCGGCGGCACCGACGGCCCTCCTGGTGGCGCTCTGCGTCTTCGGGATCTTCTACACCGCGCCCGTCTCGTACAGCTGGATGACGCTGTCCGTGACCGTGATGGCCGGTCTCCTCTACGGGCTCCTCGGCGTGCTCGATCCGGCGCTGCTGGTGCTCCGGTTCGAAGAGACCGCCGTCGGCGCGGTCTGCGCGGCGCTCGCGGTGCTCCTGATCCTCCCGGTCACCACCCACGCGATCAACGACGCGTGGATCCAGCGGGCCCTGCGGGGCGTGCGGGCCGCCACGTCCGCGTCGCTGGGACGCCTGTCCGGCGACCCGGACGCCGACCCGAGCCCGCACGCGGCGGAGCTGGAACTGCACCTCGGACGCGTACGGATGTCCCTGGCGCCGCTGGTCCACCCGCTGAGCCCCTTCCGTGGCCGCAAGGCCCGAGCCCGTCAGGTGCTCGCGCTCCTCGACGAGTGCGCGGACGAGGTGCGGGGACTCGCCGCGGTCGCGGCCGACCCGGCCGCCGGCCACGACGCCCGGCTCGCGGCGGCCTGCTGGCGCGTAGAGGCCGCCGTCGAGCGGCTGACGTCGCCGCGGAGCGGCGACGGGGCGGGGGAGGAGAGCCCGGCGGCCACCGCCGCCGGACCGGCCGCCGGACAGGCCGCGCTGGGTCATGTGAGCGGTCTGGAGAAGCTCCTGGCCGCCCTGGACGAACCCCTGCGAACCCCGCCGGGCTCCCTGTTGGTCCGCTCCTGA
- a CDS encoding RNA polymerase sigma factor: MDEALLRSLTPSVIGVLVRRGADFAAAEDAVQDALVEAVRVWPADPPRDPKGWLVTVAWRRFLDATRADTARRRREDLVDEEPAPGPATGTDDTLQLYFLCAHPSLTPSSAVALTLRAVGGLTTRQIARAYLVPEATMAQRVSRAKRTVSGVRFDRPGDVGTVLRVLYLVFNEGYSGDVDLAAEAIRLTRRLAAGVDHPEVSGLLALMLLHHARRAGRTAPDGSLVPLAEQDRGLWDTEVIAEGVEILQAALARDRLGEFQAQAAIAALHADAPVAEETDWVQIVEWYDELAGLTDSPVVRLNRAVAVGEADGPHAGLAALAELSDALPRHTAAAAYLHERAGDLATAARLYAEAAHKAPNLAERDHLTRQAARLNAHRPR; the protein is encoded by the coding sequence CTGGACGAGGCCCTGCTCCGGAGCCTCACACCGAGCGTGATCGGGGTCCTCGTCCGCCGCGGAGCCGACTTCGCGGCGGCCGAGGACGCCGTGCAGGACGCGCTGGTGGAGGCCGTCCGCGTCTGGCCGGCCGACCCGCCCAGGGACCCGAAGGGCTGGCTGGTGACGGTGGCCTGGCGCCGCTTCCTCGACGCGACCCGGGCGGACACCGCCCGGCGTCGCCGGGAGGACCTCGTCGACGAGGAACCGGCGCCCGGTCCCGCGACCGGGACCGACGACACGCTCCAGCTCTACTTCCTGTGCGCCCATCCCTCCCTGACGCCGTCGTCCGCGGTCGCGCTCACGCTGCGCGCCGTGGGCGGGCTCACCACCCGCCAGATCGCGCGGGCCTACCTCGTCCCCGAGGCGACCATGGCGCAGCGCGTCAGCCGCGCCAAGCGCACCGTCTCCGGGGTGCGCTTCGACCGGCCCGGCGACGTCGGCACCGTGCTGCGCGTCCTCTACCTGGTGTTCAACGAGGGCTACTCCGGCGACGTCGACCTCGCCGCCGAGGCCATCCGGCTCACCCGGCGGCTCGCCGCCGGGGTCGACCACCCAGAGGTGTCGGGGCTCCTCGCCCTCATGCTGCTCCACCACGCCCGGCGAGCCGGGCGGACCGCGCCCGACGGCAGTCTGGTGCCGCTTGCCGAGCAGGACCGCGGTCTGTGGGACACGGAGGTCATCGCCGAGGGCGTCGAGATCCTCCAGGCGGCCCTTGCCCGCGACCGGCTGGGTGAGTTCCAGGCGCAGGCGGCGATCGCCGCGCTGCACGCCGACGCGCCCGTCGCCGAGGAGACCGACTGGGTGCAGATCGTCGAGTGGTACGACGAACTCGCGGGGCTGACCGACAGCCCGGTCGTCCGGCTCAACCGGGCGGTGGCCGTGGGGGAGGCCGACGGACCGCACGCGGGTCTCGCGGCGCTCGCGGAACTGAGCGACGCGCTGCCCCGGCACACCGCGGCGGCGGCGTACCTCCACGAGCGCGCGGGGGACCTGGCGACGGCGGCGCGACTGTACGCCGAGGCCGCCCACAAGGCGCCCAACCTGGCCGAACGCGACCATCTGACCCGCCAGGCCGCCCGTCTCAACGCCCACCGGCCCCGCTGA
- a CDS encoding YciI family protein has product MAKYLLLKHYRGAPAAVNDIPMDRWTPEEISAHIAYMNDFAARLEKTGEFVDGQALAPEGTFVRYDGEGRPPVTDGPFAETKDLIAGWMVIDVDSYERAVELAGELSAAPGAGGEPIHEWLELRPFLSAHPTVTE; this is encoded by the coding sequence ATGGCCAAGTACCTGCTCCTGAAGCACTACCGCGGCGCTCCGGCCGCCGTGAACGACATCCCCATGGACCGCTGGACGCCGGAGGAGATCTCCGCCCACATCGCGTACATGAACGACTTCGCGGCCCGTCTGGAGAAGACCGGAGAGTTCGTCGACGGCCAGGCGCTCGCCCCCGAGGGAACCTTCGTGCGGTACGACGGAGAGGGCCGCCCGCCGGTCACCGACGGTCCCTTCGCGGAGACCAAGGACCTCATCGCCGGCTGGATGGTGATCGACGTCGACAGCTACGAGCGCGCCGTCGAGCTGGCAGGGGAGCTGTCGGCCGCCCCCGGGGCGGGCGGAGAGCCGATCCACGAGTGGCTCGAACTGCGCCCCTTCCTCTCCGCGCACCCCACCGTCACGGAGTGA
- a CDS encoding Lrp/AsnC family transcriptional regulator — protein sequence MAVDELDTRILRLLIEQPRTSVREYARVLGVARGTVQARIDRLERDGVITATGPVLSPAALGHPVLAFVHVEVTQGHLDEVGDALAGVPEIVEAFSITGGGDLLTRVVARDAGHLEDVIQRLIQLPGVVRTRTEIALRERVAHRLLPLVEAVGRSRTA from the coding sequence ATGGCGGTCGACGAGCTCGACACCCGGATCCTGCGGCTGCTCATCGAGCAGCCCCGGACCAGTGTGCGGGAGTACGCGCGCGTGCTGGGCGTGGCGCGGGGCACCGTGCAGGCGAGGATCGACCGTCTGGAGCGGGACGGGGTGATCACGGCGACCGGTCCGGTCCTCTCCCCCGCCGCGCTGGGGCACCCGGTCCTCGCGTTCGTGCACGTCGAGGTGACGCAGGGGCATCTGGACGAGGTCGGCGACGCGCTCGCCGGGGTGCCGGAGATCGTCGAGGCCTTCTCCATCACCGGCGGCGGCGACCTGCTGACCCGGGTGGTGGCACGGGACGCGGGGCATCTGGAGGACGTGATCCAGCGGCTCATCCAGCTGCCGGGCGTGGTCCGCACGCGCACCGAGATCGCGCTGCGGGAGCGGGTGGCCCATCGGCTGCTGCCGCTGGTCGAGGCGGTCGGGCGATCTCGCACCGCTTAG
- a CDS encoding TOBE domain-containing protein — protein MQSYTIGQASRLLGVSPDTVRRWADAGRVTTRRDENGRRLIEGRDLAAFAVEVGQGGPSGQGDEGLTYTSARNAFPGIVTAVKLGDVAAQVEIQAGPHRLVSLLTREAVEELGLEVGVEATARVKSTSVHIDRP, from the coding sequence ATGCAGTCCTACACCATCGGGCAGGCGTCACGTCTGCTGGGCGTGAGTCCCGACACCGTACGCCGGTGGGCCGACGCCGGCCGGGTCACGACCCGGCGCGACGAGAACGGCCGGCGTCTCATCGAGGGACGCGATCTGGCCGCCTTCGCGGTCGAGGTCGGCCAGGGCGGGCCGAGCGGCCAGGGCGACGAGGGCCTGACGTACACCTCGGCGCGCAACGCGTTCCCCGGGATCGTGACGGCGGTCAAGCTGGGCGACGTCGCCGCGCAGGTCGAGATCCAGGCGGGGCCGCACCGGCTCGTGTCACTGCTCACCCGTGAGGCGGTCGAGGAACTGGGGCTCGAGGTCGGCGTCGAGGCCACCGCCCGCGTGAAGTCGACCAGCGTGCACATCGACCGGCCCTGA
- a CDS encoding DinB family protein has protein sequence MAPPARLLPLLEQFDFARQRLTDRMTGPVVDSGNGTDVAVGPMTDAEYFWEPGPGCWSVRLHSEGPGPAAALLTGVGAWGRETAPPPHPVPPPFTTIAWRLSHLSEMLALRADHTTGTHSLTRDDYEISGDAATAVAAFDTAADAWRAALVSADDTALDTIGHSTYPHGSDAENPFLEIVWWMNQELLHHGAEIALLRDLFRVQHPGA, from the coding sequence ATGGCCCCGCCTGCCCGACTCCTGCCCCTCCTGGAGCAGTTCGACTTCGCCCGGCAGCGATTGACCGACCGTATGACGGGCCCGGTGGTGGACAGCGGGAACGGCACGGACGTCGCGGTCGGTCCGATGACCGACGCGGAGTACTTCTGGGAGCCGGGTCCGGGCTGCTGGTCCGTCCGCCTCCACAGCGAGGGCCCGGGACCCGCCGCCGCCCTCCTGACCGGCGTCGGTGCCTGGGGCCGGGAGACCGCGCCCCCGCCGCACCCCGTCCCGCCTCCGTTCACGACGATCGCCTGGCGGCTGAGCCACCTCAGCGAGATGCTCGCGCTGCGCGCCGACCACACGACCGGCACCCACAGCCTGACCCGCGACGACTACGAGATCAGCGGCGACGCCGCGACCGCCGTCGCCGCCTTCGACACGGCGGCCGACGCCTGGCGGGCGGCGCTGGTGTCCGCGGACGACACCGCGCTCGACACCATCGGGCACAGCACGTACCCCCACGGCAGCGATGCCGAGAACCCGTTCCTGGAGATCGTGTGGTGGATGAACCAGGAGCTGCTGCACCACGGGGCGGAGATCGCGCTGCTCCGTGACCTGTTCCGCGTCCAGCACCCGGGCGCCTGA